One part of the Paenibacillus silvisoli genome encodes these proteins:
- a CDS encoding DUF5345 family protein, with protein sequence MSRREWKQEKSGKRDLRRELEQLEQEEEQFRQLLGVHLEGWDDRMQPGIPTGEAMTALVREHKQEMRVRFRRELLLFWLVSILVLGGMMLLLLSNVVLFAVFQAIAVAVGVFVAWRLAAASAKGQAGEERRS encoded by the coding sequence ATGAGTAGACGCGAATGGAAGCAAGAGAAGAGCGGGAAACGCGATCTTCGGCGTGAGCTGGAGCAACTAGAACAGGAAGAAGAGCAATTCCGGCAGCTGCTTGGCGTTCATTTAGAAGGATGGGATGACCGAATGCAGCCTGGCATTCCGACCGGCGAAGCGATGACGGCATTGGTGAGGGAGCATAAGCAGGAGATGCGGGTTCGCTTCCGCCGCGAGCTGCTGCTGTTCTGGCTTGTGAGCATTTTGGTACTAGGCGGCATGATGCTGCTGCTGCTGAGCAACGTCGTCTTGTTCGCCGTCTTTCAGGCGATTGCTGTCGCTGTGGGCGTCTTCGTGGCTTGGCGTCTCGCCGCCGCCTCCGCCAAGGGGCAAGCGGGAGAGGAGCGTCGATCATGA
- the sigY gene encoding RNA polymerase sigma factor SigY — protein sequence MSGLERVENEEQLVKQAVRGDDRALSDLLRGHYAMLYRYMLKVTMNKAMAEDLVQETMLKAIERIGTFRLQSKFSTWLISIATRRYIDEMRKQQREQKWQTQEQALQAIRFDAAMQRQDWPHALDALGALSYEIRVPILLKYYYGYAYEEIAAWLDIPVGTVKSRLHNGLKQLRKELEADE from the coding sequence ATGAGCGGGTTAGAACGGGTGGAAAACGAAGAACAGCTTGTGAAACAAGCGGTGCGCGGCGACGACCGCGCGCTTTCCGACCTGCTGCGCGGACATTACGCCATGTTATACCGGTACATGTTGAAGGTGACGATGAACAAGGCGATGGCCGAAGATCTGGTACAGGAGACGATGCTGAAGGCCATTGAACGGATCGGCACGTTTCGGCTGCAAAGCAAGTTCTCGACGTGGCTGATCTCGATCGCGACGAGACGTTACATCGACGAGATGCGCAAGCAGCAGAGGGAGCAGAAATGGCAGACGCAGGAGCAGGCGCTGCAGGCCATCCGGTTCGACGCCGCGATGCAGCGGCAGGATTGGCCGCACGCGCTGGATGCGCTCGGTGCCTTGTCTTATGAAATTCGGGTACCGATCCTGCTCAAATATTATTACGGCTACGCTTACGAGGAAATCGCCGCATGGCTCGACATCCCCGTAGGCACGGTGAAATCGAGGCTGCACAACGGATTGAAACAGCTGCGGAAGGAGCTTGAAGCGGATGAGTAG